One window from the genome of Anaerococcus sp. Marseille-Q7828 encodes:
- a CDS encoding leucyl aminopeptidase — protein sequence MKFIFNDSKNNLVKFVFENESNNPFFDGSKGSVLPIVGEETILLGLGDKDKFCKEKFKEAVYKLGRFLADKDINKISFEKSDLNLEEKYYVLGLVEALQVSTYNFDHYKSQKCENNLESINLPVGLKSYENDVNELLDTLCGQFLARDLINLRSNDIYPETLAKYANDELSDLGVDVKIYEEDQIRDMGLTAYLEVAKGSANKPRFIVMEYLHGDNEPLVYVGKGLTYDSGGYSIKTSEGMKTMNSDMGGSATVIGAMKAIAKNKLKVNVVALVAACENSISGGAYKPGDVIKARNGMTIEVDNTDAEGRITLADAVNYGITEYKPELIVDLATLTGAVLVALGETYTGAVTNNQEAFEKVMAAAKESDEKIWQLPNDDFLRTYNDSEVADIKNSGGRYGGSITAGQFVGAFVEDYPWVHLDIAGTAYLSKSQGLNEKGGTGVHVKTLYKLAKSYSK from the coding sequence ATGAAATTTATTTTTAATGATAGTAAAAACAATTTAGTAAAATTTGTCTTTGAGAATGAATCCAACAATCCATTTTTTGATGGATCAAAAGGTTCAGTTTTACCTATTGTTGGAGAAGAAACAATTCTCTTAGGTCTTGGTGATAAAGACAAATTTTGCAAAGAAAAATTCAAAGAAGCAGTTTATAAACTAGGAAGATTTTTGGCTGATAAGGATATCAATAAGATTTCTTTTGAAAAATCTGACCTAAACCTAGAGGAAAAATATTATGTCCTTGGACTTGTAGAAGCTTTGCAAGTTTCAACATATAATTTTGACCATTATAAGAGCCAAAAGTGCGAAAATAATCTTGAAAGCATAAATTTACCAGTTGGTTTAAAATCTTACGAAAATGATGTCAACGAACTTTTAGATACTTTATGTGGTCAATTCTTAGCTCGTGATCTCATTAACCTACGTTCAAATGACATCTATCCAGAAACACTAGCAAAATATGCCAATGATGAACTTAGTGACCTTGGTGTTGATGTAAAAATTTATGAAGAAGATCAAATCCGTGATATGGGTCTTACAGCTTATCTTGAAGTTGCCAAGGGATCAGCTAACAAACCTCGTTTCATAGTAATGGAATACTTACACGGCGATAATGAACCACTAGTATATGTAGGAAAGGGCCTTACCTACGACTCAGGTGGATACTCTATCAAAACTAGCGAGGGAATGAAAACTATGAACTCTGATATGGGTGGATCTGCTACTGTTATCGGTGCTATGAAGGCTATAGCGAAAAATAAACTAAAGGTAAATGTAGTTGCCCTAGTTGCAGCCTGTGAAAATAGCATTTCTGGAGGGGCTTACAAACCTGGTGATGTTATAAAGGCAAGAAATGGCATGACAATAGAAGTAGACAATACCGATGCAGAGGGTCGCATCACCCTTGCTGATGCAGTAAATTATGGCATAACAGAATACAAACCAGAACTTATTGTAGACCTTGCAACCCTCACTGGGGCAGTTCTAGTAGCCCTTGGAGAAACCTACACCGGTGCTGTTACCAACAACCAAGAAGCTTTTGAAAAAGTTATGGCTGCTGCAAAAGAATCTGACGAAAAAATCTGGCAATTGCCAAATGATGACTTCCTAAGAACTTACAACGATTCTGAAGTAGCAGATATCAAAAACTCTGGTGGAAGATATGGAGGATCAATTACAGCTGGTCAATTCGTAGGAGCCTTTGTAGAAGACTATCCATGGGTTCACCTAGACATAGCAGGAACAGCCTACCTATCAAAGTCTCAAGGACTAAACGAAAAAGGTGGTACTGGAGTCCATGTAAAAACTCTTTACAAGCTAGCAAAATCATATAGTAAATAA
- a CDS encoding Spx/MgsR family RNA polymerase-binding regulatory protein, whose protein sequence is MKLICYKRCTTCKGVEKMLEEKNISYDYRDIKEDNPTAAELKEWHEKTGLPIKRFFNTSGKIYREENIKDKLPNLTNDQAYELLSKDGMLVKRPILFTDDGEIYVGPDVKKYIEAL, encoded by the coding sequence ATGAAATTAATTTGTTATAAAAGATGTACAACCTGTAAGGGTGTTGAAAAAATGCTAGAAGAAAAAAATATTTCCTATGACTATAGAGATATCAAGGAAGATAATCCAACAGCAGCTGAGCTAAAAGAATGGCACGAAAAGACTGGACTTCCAATCAAGAGATTTTTCAATACTTCTGGCAAAATCTACAGGGAAGAAAATATAAAAGATAAATTGCCAAACCTTACAAATGACCAGGCTTACGAACTTCTTTCTAAAGACGGCATGCTTGTGAAAAGACCTATTTTATTTACAGATGATGGGGAAATTTATGTAGGCCCTGATGTAAAAAAATACATCGAAGCCTTGTAG
- the brnQ gene encoding branched-chain amino acid transport system II carrier protein: MKKTLNFKQILLIGSLLFGLFFGAGNLIFPLKMGQDAGSNIGPVTLGFLLSGVGLPILGVVAAAMSDSQSLFDIAVPAGKKFAYFFTILLYLTIGPGFAIPRTSTVSYEVSFGSFSINQSLGLFIFSLIFFALALGFALNKGKLIDTIGKYLTPIFLVLLGVIVLLGIFKPMGPVGAIEPTNNYLSSPFLKGVIDGYNTLDAPASLAFAVIIIGAIKSFGLKDPQNIAKQTLKAGLVCLLAMGLVYVSLALLGASSTNIMEPAANGAIILAEISKYYLGDIGHILLSSIVIVACLKTSIGLISACSEMFSEMLSFEISYEKYCYIFAIISFAIANLGLETIISLSLPVLLFLYPLSIVLIILSMLSVKIGKNETIYKWTIGFTAFAAIFDLLKASPFAKSDLVVNILKFPENFLPGFDLGFAWIIPAAIGFAIGIIIDKSKKNSKISKTTGE; this comes from the coding sequence ATGAAAAAGACATTAAACTTTAAACAGATCCTACTTATAGGATCGCTTTTATTTGGACTATTTTTTGGAGCAGGAAACTTGATATTCCCACTTAAAATGGGCCAAGATGCCGGATCTAATATAGGCCCTGTTACTTTAGGATTTTTGTTATCTGGGGTAGGACTTCCTATATTGGGTGTTGTTGCTGCAGCCATGTCTGATAGCCAGTCACTTTTTGACATAGCAGTGCCTGCAGGTAAGAAATTCGCATACTTTTTTACAATTTTACTATACTTAACCATTGGACCAGGATTTGCTATTCCACGTACATCCACAGTTTCCTATGAGGTATCATTTGGATCATTTTCCATAAACCAAAGCTTGGGGTTATTTATCTTTTCATTGATATTTTTTGCCCTAGCCTTAGGCTTTGCTCTAAATAAGGGAAAACTTATCGATACTATAGGAAAATATTTGACACCTATTTTTCTCGTATTGTTAGGTGTAATAGTGTTACTAGGGATATTTAAACCTATGGGGCCAGTTGGGGCAATTGAGCCTACTAACAATTATCTAAGTTCTCCATTTTTAAAGGGAGTAATTGATGGTTACAATACCTTAGATGCTCCAGCATCTCTTGCTTTTGCTGTTATAATTATAGGAGCTATCAAGTCTTTTGGACTAAAAGATCCACAAAATATAGCCAAGCAAACACTAAAGGCAGGACTTGTATGCCTATTAGCCATGGGCCTTGTTTATGTATCATTGGCTTTGCTCGGCGCTAGTTCAACAAATATAATGGAGCCTGCAGCAAACGGAGCTATAATCCTTGCTGAGATAAGCAAGTACTATCTAGGAGATATAGGCCATATCCTACTTTCCTCGATTGTTATCGTTGCTTGCCTTAAGACATCAATAGGGTTAATATCAGCTTGTTCAGAAATGTTTAGCGAAATGCTTAGCTTTGAGATATCTTATGAAAAGTACTGCTATATATTTGCAATTATCTCATTTGCTATTGCAAACCTTGGACTTGAAACGATAATAAGCTTATCACTACCTGTCTTGCTATTTTTGTACCCACTATCCATAGTTTTGATAATTTTATCAATGCTATCAGTAAAAATAGGCAAAAATGAGACGATTTACAAATGGACAATAGGATTTACAGCCTTTGCGGCAATTTTTGACTTGCTAAAGGCAAGCCCATTTGCAAAATCCGATTTGGTTGTAAATATCCTAAAGTTTCCAGAAAATTTTCTTCCTGGCTTTGACCTAGGATTTGCATGGATAATACCAGCAGCTATAGGATTTGCAATAGGAATAATCATTGATAAATCAAAGAAAAATAGTAAGATAAGTAAGACTACTGGCGAGTAA
- a CDS encoding GAF domain-containing protein, translated as MTYTLRGMDKMDDKARMVELLNFVKIQVEDEKDPLALMSNISAFIMSCTRDLNWAGFYLLKDGELVLGPFQGLPACTRLSLDKGVCAKAFNDKKITKVDDVHEFADHIACDSASESELVIPLFRDGKVYGVLDLDSPSKNRFTELEIETFDKLARLIEKYL; from the coding sequence ATGACTTATACTCTTAGAGGTATGGATAAAATGGATGATAAAGCTCGCATGGTCGAGCTTTTAAATTTTGTCAAAATACAAGTTGAAGATGAAAAAGATCCACTAGCACTTATGAGCAATATTTCTGCCTTTATAATGTCTTGTACTAGGGATCTCAACTGGGCAGGATTTTATTTGCTAAAAGATGGGGAATTGGTCTTAGGACCCTTTCAAGGATTGCCTGCTTGCACCAGGTTAAGCCTAGATAAGGGAGTATGTGCCAAGGCCTTTAATGATAAGAAAATCACAAAAGTAGATGATGTCCACGAATTTGCCGACCACATAGCTTGTGATAGTGCATCAGAAAGTGAGCTTGTCATACCCTTATTTAGAGATGGTAAAGTTTATGGAGTCCTAGATTTAGATAGCCCAAGCAAAAATCGCTTCACTGAACTAGAAATAGAAACTTTTGATAAGCTAGCTAGGTTAATAGAAAAATATTTATAG
- the trmB gene encoding tRNA (guanosine(46)-N7)-methyltransferase TrmB, whose product MRLRFKPNAIPEMKENDKIYFYPKDMRGKWASVFANDNPIYLEIGAGKGDFIIEMAKRYPDINFIALEMNTNAFVIASRKIEEEGLTNVIGLVDYAEDLEEAFDEGEIDRIYINFSTPWPKTRHHKRRLSHPRFLEIYKKIMVPCGIVEQKTDDRPFFDDSLKYFEDFDMEILDYNHDLAEEDSIVTEYERKWRERGIPINYAKAKFKN is encoded by the coding sequence ATGAGATTGAGATTTAAACCAAATGCAATTCCTGAGATGAAGGAAAATGACAAGATATATTTTTATCCCAAAGATATGAGGGGAAAATGGGCAAGTGTTTTTGCCAACGATAACCCTATCTATCTAGAAATTGGAGCTGGGAAAGGAGATTTTATCATAGAAATGGCAAAAAGATATCCAGATATCAATTTTATTGCCCTTGAGATGAATACAAATGCCTTTGTAATTGCCAGCAGGAAAATTGAAGAAGAAGGTCTAACAAATGTGATAGGCTTAGTCGACTATGCAGAAGACTTGGAAGAAGCTTTTGATGAGGGTGAAATTGACCGTATTTACATTAACTTTTCGACACCTTGGCCAAAGACTAGGCACCACAAGAGAAGACTAAGCCATCCTAGGTTTTTGGAGATATATAAAAAAATTATGGTTCCTTGTGGCATAGTTGAACAAAAAACTGATGATAGACCTTTTTTTGACGATTCACTAAAATATTTTGAAGATTTTGATATGGAAATATTGGATTATAACCATGATCTTGCCGAAGAAGATTCTATCGTGACAGAATACGAAAGAAAGTGGAGGGAAAGAGGTATTCCAATTAATTATGCAAAGGCAAAATTTAAGAATTAA
- a CDS encoding DUF4230 domain-containing protein, with amino-acid sequence MNKKEKRGLKQGLISSLIITIILIGGSIYVKNNFVPKEETLISSETVESSLKEAKELTTLKYHYKNIASFENSQEFQGFKLPFTTKRFLYTYAGVIHAGVDLDKAKVDVNNEDKTVSVTLPKSKILSHDIDEKSVMFYDEKNSIFNPLELEDYSNFRKEEEAKVEKEAVDKGLLTEADEQSKKAVEDILKINPEIAEHYTINVK; translated from the coding sequence ATGAATAAAAAAGAAAAAAGAGGACTCAAACAAGGTCTGATATCTAGTTTGATAATTACCATTATTTTGATAGGCGGCAGCATCTATGTCAAAAATAACTTTGTTCCCAAGGAAGAAACCCTTATTAGTTCCGAAACAGTTGAATCTTCGCTCAAAGAAGCTAAGGAGCTAACCACTCTCAAATACCACTACAAAAATATAGCGTCTTTTGAAAATAGCCAAGAATTTCAAGGTTTCAAATTACCATTTACTACAAAAAGATTTTTGTATACTTACGCGGGCGTCATTCACGCTGGCGTGGACCTAGATAAGGCAAAGGTGGATGTTAATAACGAAGATAAAACAGTTAGCGTCACTTTACCAAAATCCAAGATTTTAAGTCACGATATTGACGAGAAGTCTGTAATGTTCTACGATGAGAAGAATTCGATTTTTAATCCCTTAGAGCTTGAAGATTATTCTAATTTTAGAAAAGAAGAAGAAGCAAAGGTAGAAAAAGAAGCGGTAGACAAAGGTTTATTGACCGAAGCTGATGAACAAAGCAAAAAAGCTGTAGAAGATATTTTAAAAATCAACCCAGAAATAGCAGAACATTATACAATAAATGTAAAATAG